The Ammospiza caudacuta isolate bAmmCau1 chromosome 18, bAmmCau1.pri, whole genome shotgun sequence region tcCTCTGGGAACGCAGACTGTCCTATAATGTGAAGTTACAGATAGCAGTGGTACTTCAAATTACATCTGCAACTTaaatccaaaattatttttgaaagctATTTGGTAAAACCCTTGAATTTGTAAGAGACTGCAGATGAATATTTTACAAGTCTGTCTTATGATCCGCTTGCCTGAGCTGCACAGACTGGTTATTTTCAACCCACAGTACCTGAAATATTAAAGGAATTATGCTAAGCGGGTATGTACATTGCAACATTAGAAAGATACTGCAGAATCTTCTATTCATTAAGGCAATTTCTCAATAAGGGGTAACAGCTCCTCTATCTTAAATTACACTGAGAATTTAGAGAATTATTCATAAGGCAAGAAGGATTTTTCAACCCTGCCTGAAACCAGTTAGTTCTTAGGGagaaaatttttgttttgttttatgagTCTTTAATATTTGTCTTACTACATGTGCATCTTTTTATAAGAATAAAACTGCATTGGCCTTGATATTTTTACTCAAGAAGCTTGATTTACTTTGGAAGGACATTTCTCACCAGATACCGGCAGTCCAAGGCTGGTATTAAAACTCTTGACAAGTACAGGGTTAATCTCTTTTCAGGCtcagtatttaatttttgaggCATGCCAGATTCCTTGGGTCAGAGATGTAAGACCTAGAAACTCCTCGGGAACCTGCTGTGGCTTATGTTACATGCTCCAAGCCGCTCCTGTTGCTAATTATTCCCACCAATTGATTCCTTCAATGGAAGCTGCACTTCACTGAAAGAATCCTTCCACCCCAGTGGGTGGTAAAACAGCCTCAAGAAGTGTCAGCCATGGGTTACATCAACTTAcaagtgctggcagtgccctgatGCACGGAGGGCTCATTTCAAAGtcatgttaaaaacaaaaatgacaaaaaattcCCCAATGCTCACCCAACCCTGCTTTATGCTGCAAGTTCTGGCACTTGAAAGGCTGCATTTAGattgttgttggtttggtttttttaaggaacacaaagcaaaaccacCTTCTGAAGTGTACAACTTACATGGCGTGGTGTGCTTTGACCTGAGTTCGACAGTTGCGTCCCCAGTAGCAATCAGGACGTGATGTGACAGTCACTGCAAGAGAGCAAAGGAAATGTTGCATTTATTACAAAAGTCATTTAAGTGACCCAGATTATTAAGCCACTGCTAATGGTGGTTACTCATCAGAAACAACACATGATTGGCAAGAAATTACTCTAGAACTATATTGTTTCACCTTTctggaaacaaagcaaacactctgaaggacaaaaaattagtttttaatgTTAATGCGAAATTATGATGAAAGTGTTTGGTTCTTAGTGCTGTCAACTGAAGTTTTaccatttattttaatagagATGGACTTGATTAAACACTCAGCATTTGTCTAGATGTATTtccacacaaaagaaaaattattaatttggGTAGAGTTTGCTGCTTTCCCCCACCTTCACATACATTACAACTCAGCTGTCCAGCAGATGAACTGAAAACCAATGTTAAGGGCAAACCAGATACACAATTTTTGCTCATTATGTACAGCATCACAAGCAGATTTCTCAACAACTTAAGACTGGGAAGATGTTGCTAACAACAAGAACTAAGTTGACAGAAGtaatatttaaaagcaaactgTTGGAACAGCATCTGTCCCAAACAAATTCAGGTCTGAATGAGGGACAGTTGCTTGCATGCAGTTTTATACTAGAATTTCAAATGCAAAGATTTAAAATCAGTTTATGAAAGCATTCTAGTTCCTAGTTGAGAGCTGGTAAAGTGTTAAATTGTTCAGAAAATGCATCATTTTATGTActtaaatgggaaaataaatttaattacagCAATTGGTTCCTGTTGACGATATTCTGATTTTACTGAGTTCCTCTTTTCACTCTGCAGATATATTTATTCTACAGATGAGAAATGATACTGAAAGAAAAGGTCCCATTAAGGAGTCTGAAAATAACTACACACAAGCTTAGCAGCTGACAAGTAAAGCCAGGAGCTAAGACATTATCCTGCAACAAGATTTGCAATGGGCTACATGAAAGTACCAAAAGAACCAATACAAAGATAAAACTCATGTTAACTCTTTAAATCACTTTTCTCCTCCTTACTGAGGAAAACAATCCCCACCTGGCAATTCAGCAACAGGAATATTCTGCCTGTACTGGTAGGCAAGTTCTCGAAAGCTGCGAAGGCCACAACAGTAGCAAAGCACTGTGTTCCCAGTAATTCTGTAATCTGGGGAGAAAACCAGTTGGTAAAAATGTAAGGATTAATAAATCAGGTTTAACTAAAGAGCCAGGATTGCACTGGTTCTGTACACAGAACTCCAAATTTCTTGATAACATTGCTGAGTTACATCCAGACAAGCAGTCATGCACATGCAAACTGAACACAACACATACCTGACAAcataaaaactcctctttgaaGAGCTAAGAGACTTTCATTTAACATATTTTTCCATGTCAGACCCCTGGATGCCAGGTAATCCTGAAAAGAGCAATTTTAAGTGTTTAATCTAGAAAAATCTTTAATCTCAAAGAGTAAGCAAGACATTTACTCtcaaatatttccaaatttaTCAGTAACTATGTTTTCAGAATGAGTTTATGTGATgacaagaaaaaattaaatacctgTAACTTAATTAGCATGATACATTTAGAGCACCAATAAAACCTTCCACTAAGTATCTTTTTTCAGATCTCCACTTTTGCCAAAAGTTTGCAAATAGATTCATTCCAGTCACATTCTCATTTACCTCAAATCAAAATTTCACCCAGTTTACCTAATTTAGGCAATCCTGTTATAGTATgggcaaaatattttccatacaAGTTTAGTGTGAAATTTAACTTGTCTGGGACAAAACATTTAACAAGCATTGCTTTCCTGGCTTGTTtttattgaattatttttctcttaaatagTATCTTGGATGATCATTTGGAGATCATTTAATCAGCTTTTAGAATCAGGTTCTGCAAGTGACACAGTGCTGCCACTGTGTCAGGCAGCACATGAATTCTATTTCATCAGTGAGTACATCTTAAACTTTGTACATTTGTTATTATCACACACAATGATTTTTAAACATACCTTCAGGATATCTGATTCATAGTGGTTGTTATTCAGGACGCCATCTAAACACTTATCACCAAGATTTATTTCTAAtcagaacaagaagaagaagaaaagttaCTATTTCTTGCCCAAACTCTGTGGCCTTCACACATTTTCTGAAGGTTCTTCTGTTTCCTGAAATAACATGCACAGGCTCATGTGAGCACCAAGTACATGACTGCATTCAACATGTGCTAATGCATGTGATTTTTAACTTCTAGTGGCACAGACAAGATactgagattttaaaatttcagcttcagTCCACAAACACTACCAAGCTGCACAAATCACCAGTGCTAATAAAGCATATTCTATTAGCTCCAAACTGCAGCCAAGCCATTCCAACTGTTCTAATTTACTTTTTCAAATGTCAAAAAACCTTGAGTCTCAGAAGTCTGCATGCTTAAGAGGGCAAGATTCTTTTCTAATCCGATACCTTCAGATGTTCAGTGcttttgtactggtttgtatGATTCTCTTACTAGACTGAAATACACCATGGTTTTTTATAGTGGAAAGAATCATGCTCAGCAAGTGTAGCTTCTAACCCCAATATTGTAGGAAGACACACAGTTAAATCCTGTCAAAGTTAAGACACATGCCCCTTCAGTTTTGTGTGTTTGCAATGTGAGGACACAGGCCTTGCTTCTTTTTGCATGACTGTGCTACAAACTGATCTATTCTTAAGTTACTTAAAGGTCAATATAGGCAGACATTATTGCAAAGTGAACAGGCTGATAAGCAAAAAAATTACTCCACAGTACCACAGAATGGTGCCAGGCAGCCAAAACACGCCATGCGAGTGCAGCCCCAGTACAAGTGACAGAAGGGCTGCAGACAAACTGTGCCTgtaaaataacaaagaaaaccCTTGTAAGGACCTGAACACAACAAAACTCAACAGTTACCATTCTCATAAATCAGCAACAACAGAGCCCTAATAAACTTGGTTTAAAAAAGGTACAACTTTCTCATTTAAAACACATTCTTTAAAGGACTAATAAATTCTTTAAAGGAAGAATCTTGCATGCTGTCACTACAAGCATCCAAATAAAGAAGATTCATATAAAAAACAGTCTTCAAGTAAATTTaagtttaataataaataaGGAGAGACTtctatagaaaataaaataaaaagtgtaCACACATTGCTGAGGAGCAACATGAGGATTCTGTTCACGCTCTGCTCTACGGTCAGGCATTGGCTGAAAGCAGCAGGTGCATATTACATGACTTCCTTGAGCAGGACACACGTATTCCTGAACAGCTGGATgagttaaaaaggaaaaaaaaaaaaaagattgaacaATTTACAAATTGCAGTTTGGATGAGGAATCTTAATGAATATTAACAATATAAAAATCTTGAAGTGACAAGCAACCTTTTTACAAAAACTCTatgaagcagcagaaaaaaagcattcaGACTTCTGGACTGCACAGCtgtgtaaaatatttcagtatgcAGAAAAGGTTAAGAACTTTTCAACCATCTCATCAACCATCAGCAACCCATTTTGGACAATCACAGCCAAATGCTGTATTTGTAAAGACATTGGTGTGGAGTTGCTCTCACAGTCCTGTGAGAGGGACTTGGCTTAGGTCTAACTTAGTTCATAGCTGTAGCATAGCTCATTGCTTAGCTCAGGGGAGGTGGAGATGATATTcaagggtcccttccaaccccagccattctgtgattctgcccTGAGTGTCTGAGTTGCAGTATTTTAGTGCCGCACTGCTGGGGCAATGTGACACTGACCTGCAGGGAAGTTGGCAGAGGTTGATGGAGCATCTCCCAGAGCCTGCATTCCTCCTGCCTCTGGCTCCTGgcctgtgccaggcacagctggaacagAGTGTCTTCGGTACCCTGGGCACTGTCTGCATACTATATATGGTTGACTGAAAGAACAATATGAAATTATACCAAACAAATGCAAATACAACTTAGGTCACAAGATTGGTCAGACTCTCGAAGTTTAACTTTAGGATTTCCTCATTCAGTAACAGATGAAAGCTTATGTAACTCAGTACCTAGCTCTGCTGTAGCTGTGACAGATAAAAACTTTGGGTTTTGTAGTATTCCTCaagaaattttaaacaaaaggtaaaggaaaaaaagagcaatgtGACTGAAAGAGAGAGGAACAAAGTTGGAATGGTTATCTACAAGAATTCTGTTCCTCTGTAGACATTCAGCAAAAAATGTTTGCTGttgaaaagaaagaggaggcaTTTTGGTACTTGGGAATTCCTAGAGTCAAGCACCAGCTGCTTTGGTACCATAGACCAAGTGAAAGCAGCCACATAAGAAAGCGCAATAATTGCAAACACATTCACAGGATCGTGGGCTACTTTATCTCCTGATAAGATCTTAACCAGAAATCTGTCTTTTTTTATTGCACAATTCAACATAGAACTGTTGGTCACAAACTGAATTTTGCTGGATTTCTAGGAAGTTCTTATTTCTGCTCAAGGTTCAAAGGATGGCCAGCAAAACTACCAAGGAGGAACTTAATCTGCAAACAGGTCCTGGCAATGATCATGGAAACACTATCAGCAATAAGAGCATTGGTAAAACTAGCTCAGTTTGTGGGTCTGTGCATTCAAACATAGGTACACAACTTAAAAACAGACCTACCTGATATCTGAGGATTCACTATCTACATCAGACAATTCCAGTAAATCTTCAGAGCTTCCCTCCTCATCTGAGAACGATCTCCGCACCTTGGGCTGCAACATGTCTTGAGTAATTTTGTTTCTGGCATCCATGCTCCGAACATCCTCTTCATTGCGACATTTATCTGGCAGGAGAACCACATTCAAACTTCAAGAGAAAATAACACCTCACATCCCTTATCTGCACTCTACTTTCTTAATACAGTCACCATtattgtattttcattttcataagACTTGGTTTTGGATGAGAGAGTTCTAGATCATCTTACTTAAATTCCCCTCTCTGTTAAGGAAGTCCAGTATCAGGCAACttaagttttgttttcaagagGCCATAATCAAAGTTAATTAAATCTAAATTCAAGTATGTTTTTCAAAAGTATCCTTCTCATGATGAAGtaacaaattaaaatgaagCATTCTTAGCACACTCACATTATTAAATCACCTTCCACAGGTTATTATGTCATGTTAGATGCACTTGTTTTCCGACAAGCTATGTCAGAAAAAACAGCAGGGTAAAAAAACACACAGGTATTTTATAGACAGCAGTGTGTCCTGATACCAGTGATGCACCTCATGTGTGAAATCCATTGGATTCTGCCACAGACACTGTTCAACTTGCCTGGATGCTGAATCAGATAAGCTTCAACCAAGTTGTTCAATATGTGATTTTTACAAATACGTTCTACTGGACAACGACAAGTTGGACACAAAGAAGATCTTTCCATCCATCCTGAGTAGCAGGCAGCACAAAAAGTATGCATACAAGGCTGcaagctggaaaacaaaaactgAGTCAAAATAcaaatctttcatttttttcagataCATCCATAACCCTGAAAAAACTATTTAGCATTGATTTGACTATCTACATAGcataggaaaaggaaaatcaagaGGGCTTGTGAAAATGCTGATTATCCTGACCTCCTCAAACAGCTGTCACTGAATGTCTTGCATTATTACCACATGATTAAAGCTTTTGTCACTCTTACATACCTTACACAGTCATGCAGCAGTTCTTGGCAGATAATGCACGTTAACGTCTCTTCCATCTTATCTGGTTTCACATTTGATGTTTTTGCATCTTCAGAGCCAATTTTAATTATACATTCACTTGGAGCTGCTGGTGAAAGATTTGGACAAGTATCTTCATCTACAAAGACAGAAGGAGATAAgttaaaaaaagctttaaaaactatttttattcaagtattaaaaaaatccctgaaagaTCTGCACTGATTGACTGTTCGCTGGCAACAGTCCCAAAAGAGGTTCTTGCTTTACACACTACAGCTTCTGATACTGAAGACATTATTTTCATGGGACCAGAAATCAAGTAAGTGAGACACAAGAAACAAGCTGAAGGACTGATGACAGCTGTTGTAATTCAGTTTGGAGGGGTGGGGTGAAGGTTAAGTTGCAGAATACTGTAGTATACTAGCCTCCTTTTAGTTTCTTCTTAGCAGGTTCCAAaccttcctcctcccctgtTCTTTGAGAATCTGattctgcattttctttgtCAGTGATTTCTGGAGCAATTGCAGAAGCTTCAGCATTCACATCCAGCTTTTCATGCTTGTCGTGCAGTGCTCTTACGCACATGGATTCTGAGATGGGGAAAGCAGGCACAGGAGTGACAACTGAGGACTGTGatcctaaaaaataaaaacagaaacatgaacatGGCTGCATACAGCTATGGGATGTGTGAAAACAAAAGGTACTCAAACTGACATGGCACATGCATCAATCCAAACATCTGAATAGGAAAAAGTggagcagaaaagcaaagactACATAACTTACTAAACACACTCTGAACCAATCTGCTAATTGGAAAACCTGGGGGAAAAACAACCTATTAGTTGTGTAACCCTACTTAAAATCCCCATTCCTATTTCAGTTGGGAAGTATTTATTCTTAAGACTATTATCCACACCAGGTCTTCCTGACAAGGATGCCAGGCTGGGGTTATGCAATACTGATCATACGTAACAGGTTGGGATCACAGCAAAGGGAAAGCTTTGTTTCCATAGGAGCCAGTGAGGTCCCACACAGGAATTCTCACAATTCCTTCACTCATCTATCAGGATTTACCCTGCTTGTCCATAGAGAGAAAGTTAAAATGCACATATCTACCTGATATTTTCACTAGAACTTTACAAGGCAAATTCTAGATGGAGATAGGGGTAAGAGATGAATctgttaattttaaaactttaactACTTGACCCACGTCTCACCAGATGTTGATGGATTATCCTGCTGAACAGATGCAGACTTGACTGGAGAGGTAGGAGAAGCACTAAAGAGGTTTGATGTAGAAGTAGATGGCTGTGGTTCCTCGTAGCAAGACTGAGTAGCTGACAGTGATGAGGTAATTTGGGTCTCATCATTACTTCTTCCTGTACTTGAGGTATCTTTGGTCACATGGCATTGGTTTTCTACATTAACTTCTACAGTTGgaaggggggaaagaaaagaaaaatatctttgtgaCAATCAACACATCATGGCTTCAAAATTCCAAGGAATCAAACTCTCTCAAGAGGGTTACATTAGTCATTGGAGCTTAGCTCCTCTCCATGGATCCTGAATTACTTCCTTACCTACTGGTTCTTGAGTTGCATCATGTTTTGTGTTTAAGGATTCATAAAGATAAGCAACATCtgaaagagatttaaaaatattaattgtgCTCTTGAAACAAAAATTCACTTAATCCCACATAAACAACTCTATTCACAAGTGGTTGCATCCCTAAAGTGTCTGACAATAGAAGAGGCAAAAGAGGGGTCACCTCAATGGTACCATGTTAATACTCCTACTTAGGAGGCAATtaggagcagcacagcaagatcttttcttcccaggaaaccaggcagagcagcttttgTGTGACGTTTAACTTGTGCCAGCCATGGAACCAGAGGCTTAATCATTTCTTAAACCTAAAATCTGCTGTCAGAACAGACTGTATTTTTACTGATACTTGAATCAAAGTTCTTCGAAGAAGCTTATTATTTCTGAGCTCACTTCTCAACCTCTTCAATCAATATTACTTCGCTTCTTTGTGAGATACATGAACTCTCAAAAATACAGATTGGGACATGCCATAAGTTTCAGCTAGAAACTAATTTATAATCTACTAATAAAACCAACTGGATAATATCCTTTTCTTTTCAATCTTACTTTAATTTAATATTGTTCCAAAAACTCCTCTACCTTGTTACATTTTTGTCACCACCAACAAGCAAATAAGACTGTCTTAGTTTGCAGCAATCCATTTTCTGATCAGAAGTTAAAATTTTGTCTCCTTCAGTAGGACTTAGAATGGCCAAACAGGCATGCCCtaaatttttcctctctgtttgaagatggaaaagctgaaaaaagcaaaactggaGGCTTGGTAATTTAACTACTTATTAACCCAAACAGAAATCAGTGATTCAGTTCATTGCCTGGAAAATTCACCAAAGTGATTCATCTAAGTAGCATCAAGTGCAATAGTGCCAGCTCAGAGCGGATTTGTGAGATAAACtccacagacagaaaaatacagCTTATCACTGCTTCATGTAACATTTACACCAGACAGCATAAATCTATCTGTCTATAAATTATCAGCAATTTCATGAAGGAAGTATTTGAACAGTGAGTATGTatctagatttttttaattaacagtttatatttttattactgtatGAAAACTGTAAATATAGCATTGTTCCAGGTTTACAAATTCTACTTTCACTGTAGGGCTTTCCCCATCTCCCCCCCCATTTTGCCTCTTCctcttcaaaacaaaataagcCAACCTACATACACAAAAACctacacacacaaaacaaaaagcttttgcAGCCTTTCCTGCTGGTGCTAAAAACTGCTTTACTGGGATATATAAAGTATCACTAACTACCCCAGCAGTTTGACTTCTAAAAGAAGCACTGGACATGTGATTAGAACCTCATTACTTACCGTTCCATGCATTAGTTCTACCAAAATTACTTCTAGGCACATTTAAATTTCAGACAGTTGCTCAGATTTGTCTCTGTAAAAACTGGCACATCCATGACCTCTTCTCCAAAGACTTGTTTTTAAACATATTTCTCTTTAAAGCAGAACTACTCAATTTTATTATACTgatatttcttttccctcctgacTCAAAAGAAAATGACTAAGCACACCATTAAAAAAGTATTATTCACTTACTGTTCTCTGGCTCattttttctgtaaacaacatAGATCACATCCCCAGTCTGTAATGGGTATGTCTGCTTCTTAACCACTTTCAGTTTATTAATTACTGTTCCATTAGTACTGTAAAGAGAAAAGATAACTTAGCATAAATGTTTTCATAATTACAcgggagaaggaagggaaaacacaagatatatttaaagaagaaaagctaCTGGCTGCCACCTAAAAAAGTAAGTGgactaaaaaatattttttaaaaaaggaagtttaacaacaaaaaatttcTCCTAAAGACAGAAATGCAGAGCCACTGGAACTTCAAAGCTCATTTGCACTACTGGTAAAGAAATGGCAGCTGACAGACAAAAGACCCCTGATATTTGGCTTATGTCTCCAAATAAATAATGAGATGATTGTTTCTGTACAATAGTCTCCACCCTTTAAGTATAAAACCAAAAGGACAATGAGAGTTCTATTCAAAAAGTTCCAGGCTGTGTTTTCCATTTAATACTGGAAATCTCCTGAGATGTTCTGTGACAAAGGAACTTCCCCTGTATGGTCAGGGATGTCATATAGTGGTAATTTGTGTGCCCCCTCCTccttcaaaaaggaaaaaaccctaaaattgTGAGGTTACTTGGACTGTTTGCAACTTGAAAGAGAGAAGTTAAGAAGGTGAAAAAAAGTGATACATAATGAAAGATTAATTagaatgaattatttttatattgatgAAAAATTTAATACTTGTAGAAGAAATTAAActagggaaaataaaaatgcagagcaTTGCTGATTAATTTCTTTATCCCCTTAACTATGGGTGATGTCGTACACACAAGCCATTAATGTTTTACAATAAAGTCAAGTTGTTCAAGTACTAAAAAATTCCAGCTCACTTGCAGTAAGCATCCTTCAGGGCTGCAGCCCTCTCGAATTTCAGACTTCTGCCACTCAAAATCTCACAAACTGGTACCAAATATGAATGAACAGAAAATATCTGCTTTTgctcctctgcagagcagctgcaagaaataacagcaaagctgtgctgCCACCTCCTGGAGGCACGGCCCGcgcccagggcactgtggacTGTCCCTCACTGCAggggaattttttggaaatAAGCACTTCCCCCTTGTCTTTTCTaacacaaaaatattaattcaaagcccaaaaggaaaaccaagctctCTGGAAGCGCTACAGCAAGTTGTGATCAAGGTATCAGTTCTTGgtcttgctgctgcagctgcttccaCAGTCTGGGTGGCTGAATCAACTAGTCCAACATAAATGAGATGCTGCTTTAAACtttcaagaaatgaaaaaaaaattttgggcCACATTGATGAAACTTCAAGCTTCTCttacaagaaagaaaaccacTCATAGCTCATCCTTTTCCCCTCAGGCATACAGGTGTTGGCTAGGCTGAAAGACATAAGCACTGAAGaaccagcagagcagagaaatcACTAAATGATTGCCAAAGGTTAGCAATTAAGAGGAAAATAGAATTTTAGTCCCTCTGTTAAAAACAACACTGATTTTTTACTTCA contains the following coding sequences:
- the CHFR gene encoding E3 ubiquitin-protein ligase CHFR isoform X1, yielding MERSEGGEQSQQQPQPWGKLIRLGADEAEPHVLLLKREWTIGRRKGCDLSFPGNKLVSGDHCKIIVDEESGQVSLEDTSTNGTVINKLKVVKKQTYPLQTGDVIYVVYRKNEPENNVAYLYESLNTKHDATQEPVEVNVENQCHVTKDTSSTGRSNDETQITSSLSATQSCYEEPQPSTSTSNLFSASPTSPVKSASVQQDNPSTSGSQSSVVTPVPAFPISESMCVRALHDKHEKLDVNAEASAIAPEITDKENAESDSQRTGEEEGLEPAKKKLKGDEDTCPNLSPAAPSECIIKIGSEDAKTSNVKPDKMEETLTCIICQELLHDCVSLQPCMHTFCAACYSGWMERSSLCPTCRCPVERICKNHILNNLVEAYLIQHPDKCRNEEDVRSMDARNKITQDMLQPKVRRSFSDEEGSSEDLLELSDVDSESSDISQPYIVCRQCPGYRRHSVPAVPGTGQEPEAGGMQALGDAPSTSANFPAAVQEYVCPAQGSHVICTCCFQPMPDRRAEREQNPHVAPQQCTVCLQPFCHLYWGCTRMACFGCLAPFCEINLGDKCLDGVLNNNHYESDILKDYLASRGLTWKNMLNESLLALQRGVFMLSDYRITGNTVLCYCCGLRSFRELAYQYRQNIPVAELPVTVTSRPDCYWGRNCRTQVKAHHAMKFNHICEQTRFKN
- the CHFR gene encoding E3 ubiquitin-protein ligase CHFR isoform X2 gives rise to the protein MDHRAEESTNGTVINKLKVVKKQTYPLQTGDVIYVVYRKNEPENNVAYLYESLNTKHDATQEPVEVNVENQCHVTKDTSSTGRSNDETQITSSLSATQSCYEEPQPSTSTSNLFSASPTSPVKSASVQQDNPSTSGSQSSVVTPVPAFPISESMCVRALHDKHEKLDVNAEASAIAPEITDKENAESDSQRTGEEEGLEPAKKKLKGDEDTCPNLSPAAPSECIIKIGSEDAKTSNVKPDKMEETLTCIICQELLHDCVSLQPCMHTFCAACYSGWMERSSLCPTCRCPVERICKNHILNNLVEAYLIQHPDKCRNEEDVRSMDARNKITQDMLQPKVRRSFSDEEGSSEDLLELSDVDSESSDISQPYIVCRQCPGYRRHSVPAVPGTGQEPEAGGMQALGDAPSTSANFPAAVQEYVCPAQGSHVICTCCFQPMPDRRAEREQNPHVAPQQCTVCLQPFCHLYWGCTRMACFGCLAPFCEINLGDKCLDGVLNNNHYESDILKDYLASRGLTWKNMLNESLLALQRGVFMLSDYRITGNTVLCYCCGLRSFRELAYQYRQNIPVAELPVTVTSRPDCYWGRNCRTQVKAHHAMKFNHICEQTRFKN